In a genomic window of Bacteroidales bacterium:
- the rfbD gene encoding dTDP-4-dehydrorhamnose reductase, translated as MLNILITGSNGQLGSEFREASALYPYYNFIFTDIAELDITDAGQVEQFLSQQNIDVVINCAGYTAVDRAEEEPDLAILINRDAVVNLVQACKKYDIYLVHISTDYVFDGKNQRPYREDDKPHPTSSYGKSKLAGEEAVMACLEKGMIIRTAWLYSSFGSNFVKTILKKGSEKGKLDVVNDQVGCPTYARDLAVIILKILPKALSIHQFEIYHYSDEGECSWYDLAKAAVKLANIPCQVNPVTSEEYPQQAPRPFYSVLDKTKIKEQFGITIPDWRESLRECIALMA; from the coding sequence ATGTTAAATATCCTTATCACCGGCAGTAACGGCCAGTTAGGCAGTGAGTTCAGGGAAGCGTCTGCTTTGTATCCTTACTATAATTTCATTTTTACCGATATCGCAGAACTCGATATAACAGATGCCGGCCAGGTTGAGCAATTTTTATCTCAGCAAAATATTGACGTTGTGATAAACTGCGCCGGGTATACTGCTGTCGACAGGGCCGAAGAGGAGCCCGATTTAGCTATACTGATCAACCGGGATGCGGTGGTAAACCTGGTCCAGGCTTGTAAAAAATATGATATTTACCTGGTCCATATTTCCACGGATTATGTGTTTGATGGAAAGAATCAAAGGCCATACCGTGAAGATGATAAACCTCATCCCACATCCTCTTATGGTAAATCAAAACTTGCCGGTGAAGAAGCTGTCATGGCGTGCCTGGAAAAAGGGATGATAATCCGGACGGCCTGGCTTTATTCTTCTTTCGGGAGCAATTTTGTGAAAACTATCCTGAAAAAGGGCTCTGAAAAAGGAAAGCTGGATGTGGTCAATGACCAGGTCGGGTGCCCTACTTATGCCAGGGACCTCGCAGTTATTATCCTTAAAATACTGCCAAAAGCTTTATCAATTCACCAGTTTGAGATTTATCATTACTCCGATGAAGGCGAATGCAGTTGGTACGACCTTGCTAAAGCTGCGGTTAAGCTGGCCAATATCCCATGCCAGGTTAACCCGGTAACATCGGAAGAATACCCGCAGCAGGCACCCAGGCCGTTTTACAGCGTTCTGGATAAAACGAAGATAAAAGAGCAGTTTGGGATAACAATCCCGGATTGGAGGGAGAGCCTGAGGGAGTGCATTGCTTTGATGGCGTAA
- a CDS encoding SDR family oxidoreductase, producing the protein MRKRILVTGGAGFLGSHLVEKLLAEGHDVTCVDNYFTGDKCNIAHLIGNPYFEVIRHDITMPFYIEADEIYNLACPASPIHYQFNPIKTIKTSVMGAINMLGLAKRIHAKILQASTSEVYGDPEVHPQKESYWGHVNPIGSRACYDEGKRCAEALFMNYHFQNNVRIKIMRIFNTYGPRMHPHDGRVVSNFIVQALKNEDITIYGDGSQTRSFCYVDDLLEGMVRLMHTGDEFIGPVNVGNPGEFTILELAEKVLRLTGSHSKLIFLPLPEDDPMQRQPDISLAKKELGWEPKIPLEEGLRKTIDYFKSVV; encoded by the coding sequence ATGAGAAAAAGGATTTTAGTAACCGGCGGTGCGGGCTTTTTAGGATCGCACCTGGTCGAAAAGCTGCTGGCGGAAGGCCACGATGTTACGTGTGTCGATAATTACTTTACCGGTGATAAATGCAACATTGCCCATCTGATCGGAAACCCTTATTTTGAAGTCATCCGCCACGATATTACTATGCCGTTCTATATTGAGGCCGATGAGATATACAATCTCGCCTGCCCGGCTTCTCCTATCCACTATCAGTTCAACCCGATCAAGACCATTAAGACCTCCGTCATGGGCGCTATCAACATGCTCGGGCTGGCTAAACGCATTCATGCAAAAATTCTCCAGGCCTCAACATCAGAAGTTTACGGAGATCCTGAAGTGCATCCGCAAAAAGAATCTTATTGGGGGCACGTCAACCCGATAGGTTCACGGGCTTGCTACGACGAGGGAAAACGTTGCGCCGAAGCTCTCTTTATGAACTACCATTTTCAGAATAATGTCCGCATCAAGATCATGCGTATTTTTAATACTTACGGACCGCGGATGCACCCGCATGATGGCAGGGTTGTATCGAATTTCATCGTTCAGGCACTTAAAAATGAGGATATTACAATTTATGGCGATGGGTCCCAGACCCGAAGCTTTTGCTATGTCGATGATCTGCTCGAAGGCATGGTCAGGCTGATGCATACCGGTGACGAATTCATCGGGCCGGTCAATGTGGGCAATCCGGGCGAATTCACTATTCTTGAACTTGCGGAAAAGGTTCTAAGGCTTACTGGTTCGCACTCAAAGCTAATTTTTCTGCCTTTGCCGGAAGATGACCCGATGCAACGCCAGCCGGATATTTCACTGGCTAAAAAAGAACTCGGTTGGGAACCAAAAATCCCGCTCGAAGAAGGACTTAGAAAAACAATTGATTATTTCAAGTCAGTGGTTTAA
- a CDS encoding UDP-glucose/GDP-mannose dehydrogenase family protein, with translation MKITVVGTGYVGLVSGTCFAEVGIDVTCVDIDKTKIDNLKKGIIPIYEPGLEEIVERNMAKGRLHFTTNLAESLNSCEVVFSAVGTPPDEDGSADLSYVIGVAREVGQHMNDYLLMVTKSTVPVGTAKLVKQAIQEVLDKRGSKISFDVASNPEFLKEGAAVDDFLKPDRIVVGIESARAEDLMSRLYKPFTLNGHPVIFMDIPSAEMTKYAANAMLATRISFMNDMANLCEIMGADVNMVRKGIGSDPRIGSRFIYPGIGYGGSCFPKDVKALIHTAGDNGYSMRVLKAVEEVNDDQKSVLYNKVRKYFNGNLKGKTIALWGLSFKPETDDMREAPALVLIDKFLKAGCKVKAYDPEAMKETRRRIGDIIEYAKDEYEALIDADCLLLVTEWKEFRVPDLAMMKKLLKDHVIFDGRNIYDSKEMTAAGFEYFGIGL, from the coding sequence ATGAAGATTACCGTAGTTGGCACCGGTTATGTCGGACTTGTTTCCGGGACTTGTTTTGCTGAAGTTGGGATTGATGTAACCTGCGTGGACATTGATAAAACCAAGATTGATAACTTGAAGAAAGGAATTATTCCGATCTATGAACCAGGATTGGAAGAAATTGTGGAAAGAAATATGGCAAAAGGCCGCCTGCATTTTACCACGAACCTTGCTGAATCGCTTAATAGCTGCGAAGTGGTCTTCAGCGCCGTCGGTACACCGCCGGATGAGGATGGAAGCGCAGACCTTTCTTATGTCATCGGTGTAGCCAGGGAAGTCGGGCAACATATGAACGATTACCTGCTGATGGTCACCAAAAGCACCGTCCCGGTAGGAACGGCTAAACTTGTGAAGCAGGCTATCCAGGAAGTACTGGATAAAAGAGGGTCTAAAATATCTTTTGATGTGGCTTCAAACCCGGAATTCCTCAAAGAAGGAGCCGCAGTCGATGATTTCCTGAAACCCGACCGTATTGTTGTCGGTATAGAATCGGCCAGGGCAGAAGATTTGATGAGCAGGCTTTACAAGCCGTTTACCCTGAACGGCCACCCGGTTATTTTCATGGATATACCCTCAGCCGAAATGACCAAATATGCCGCCAACGCTATGCTGGCAACCCGTATCAGTTTTATGAACGATATGGCCAACCTATGTGAAATCATGGGCGCTGATGTGAACATGGTCCGTAAAGGTATCGGCAGTGACCCGAGGATCGGGTCAAGGTTTATATACCCCGGAATTGGTTATGGAGGCTCCTGCTTTCCGAAAGATGTGAAAGCGCTTATCCATACTGCCGGAGATAACGGTTATTCCATGCGCGTTTTAAAAGCTGTGGAAGAAGTAAATGACGATCAGAAATCAGTACTATACAATAAAGTCCGGAAATATTTCAACGGCAACCTTAAAGGGAAAACTATTGCCCTGTGGGGACTTTCTTTTAAACCTGAAACAGATGATATGCGCGAAGCGCCAGCCCTTGTGCTGATCGATAAATTTCTGAAAGCTGGTTGCAAAGTTAAAGCCTATGATCCCGAGGCAATGAAAGAAACCCGGCGACGCATTGGCGACATCATCGAATATGCTAAAGACGAATATGAAGCCCTGATCGATGCTGATTGCCTGCTGTTGGTCACCGAATGGAAAGAATTCCGGGTACCTGACCTGGCTATGATGAAAAAACTTCTGAAAGATCATGTTATCTTCGATGGCAGAAACATATATGACTCAAAAGAAATGACAGCAGCAGGTTTTGAGTACTTTGGAATTGGATTGTAA
- a CDS encoding PKD domain-containing protein, protein MKVKSYTAQYGLERYKVGVSTTNPAPGSFTFISGGTYLEAPAIEWQQKDFDLSAYNGMEIYIGIQCVSDDAFIFMLDDIEITSESAANSSLTGMVSDAINGNPIPNALVSVAGLSDYTDENGNYTITNIPAGVLNANFTAIPTNGNAPLAVQFTDLSSEGTHMVTASATGYTNYSNSQVVIPEGGTLELQIALSPTLAAGQIRFVLTWGETPEDLDSHLKTPSIEGSTYHIYYGDQGSAESPPYAILDIDDQTSFGPETTTIYDLQPGEYHYYIHNYSESPEITTSSAVVQIYNENGLLHTLQIPTSGTGLYWDICTLNGSNGNISIINQVTESEPGGLPKLTTDQLKKKPIPTGRNIVSWNWNFGDDGSSTVQNPSYTYMANGSYTVSLTVSDGVNNETETKNAYITVAPTGVDEAAWEKDISIYPNPAKDQLHINSGIRIESIALFDINGQQKMRTDGCGYNCSLNLNSFPDGTYILRIITEKGRIQRKVNIRR, encoded by the coding sequence ATGAAGGTCAAATCTTATACTGCCCAATATGGGCTCGAAAGATATAAAGTAGGGGTATCGACTACAAATCCCGCACCGGGTAGTTTTACCTTCATCAGTGGGGGTACCTATCTCGAAGCGCCTGCTATAGAATGGCAGCAAAAGGATTTCGATCTGTCTGCTTATAACGGGATGGAAATCTATATCGGGATTCAATGTGTATCCGATGATGCATTTATTTTTATGCTGGATGACATTGAGATTACCTCTGAAAGTGCTGCAAACTCATCTTTAACCGGTATGGTTTCGGATGCCATAAATGGTAATCCTATTCCAAATGCATTGGTTTCAGTCGCCGGATTAAGTGATTACACTGATGAAAATGGGAATTATACTATTACCAACATCCCTGCAGGGGTCCTGAATGCCAATTTCACTGCCATTCCTACGAATGGAAACGCTCCCCTGGCAGTGCAGTTCACCGATCTTTCTTCGGAAGGAACGCATATGGTAACAGCATCAGCAACCGGTTACACGAATTACTCGAACAGCCAGGTAGTCATCCCGGAAGGCGGCACCCTTGAGTTACAAATTGCGCTCTCACCCACCCTCGCGGCCGGCCAGATCCGTTTTGTGCTGACCTGGGGTGAAACACCTGAGGACCTTGATTCACATTTGAAAACACCATCCATTGAAGGATCTACTTATCACATTTATTATGGTGACCAGGGCTCTGCCGAAAGTCCGCCTTATGCTATCCTTGATATTGATGATCAAACGAGTTTTGGTCCTGAAACCACGACAATCTATGACCTTCAACCCGGGGAGTACCACTATTATATTCACAATTATTCCGAAAGTCCTGAAATAACCACATCCAGCGCTGTGGTGCAGATATATAATGAGAACGGCCTGTTGCATACCCTCCAGATTCCTACATCAGGAACAGGACTGTATTGGGACATTTGCACCTTAAACGGCTCGAACGGGAATATCAGCATCATCAATCAGGTCACTGAATCGGAACCCGGCGGTCTTCCAAAATTAACGACTGATCAATTAAAGAAAAAGCCTATCCCGACCGGCAGGAATATTGTTTCCTGGAACTGGAATTTCGGGGATGACGGAAGCAGCACAGTGCAAAATCCTTCTTACACCTATATGGCCAATGGTTCCTATACCGTCAGCCTGACCGTATCGGACGGGGTGAACAACGAGACAGAAACTAAAAATGCTTATATCACAGTTGCCCCGACGGGTGTGGATGAAGCAGCATGGGAAAAGGATATCAGCATATACCCCAATCCGGCTAAGGATCAGTTGCATATAAATTCGGGTATCCGTATCGAATCAATTGCCCTTTTCGATATAAACGGGCAGCAGAAAATGAGAACAGATGGTTGTGGCTATAATTGTTCCCTAAACCTGAACAGTTTTCCGGATGGTACTTATATCCTCCGCATCATAACTGAAAAAGGCCGCATACAAAGGAAGGTGAACATCAGGAGATAA
- a CDS encoding L-threonylcarbamoyladenylate synthase — protein sequence MLLKIYTKNPSENNIRQVVHVLSNDGVVIFPTDTIYAIGCNIYSPKALDRIARIKGLTPKNANFSFLCYDLSQLADYTRPISNDVYKLMRRTLPGPYTFILNASSNVPKIFGHKKKTVGIRIPENNILSGILRELGNPITSTSIHDADEILEYSTDPELIHERYKDLVDLVIDGGHGDNTPSTIIDCTGEEILMIREGKGEIE from the coding sequence ATGTTGTTAAAGATCTACACCAAGAACCCCAGTGAGAATAACATCAGACAGGTGGTTCATGTTCTTTCCAACGATGGTGTAGTCATTTTCCCGACCGATACGATTTATGCCATTGGCTGCAATATTTACAGCCCGAAAGCGCTCGACCGTATTGCCCGGATCAAAGGACTGACCCCGAAAAACGCAAATTTTTCCTTCCTATGTTATGACCTGAGCCAACTGGCGGATTACACCCGTCCTATCAGCAATGACGTTTACAAACTAATGCGACGGACACTTCCGGGGCCCTATACTTTCATCCTCAACGCCAGCAGCAATGTACCCAAAATTTTCGGGCACAAAAAGAAAACCGTAGGTATCCGTATCCCGGAGAATAATATCCTTTCCGGGATCCTGCGCGAACTCGGAAATCCCATCACATCGACATCAATCCATGATGCCGACGAAATCCTGGAATACAGCACCGACCCGGAACTGATCCATGAGCGCTACAAAGACCTTGTTGACCTGGTAATTGATGGCGGGCACGGCGATAATACCCCCAGCACCATTATCGATTGCACAGGCGAAGAGATCCTGATGATCAGGGAAGGGAAAGGAGAGATCGAGTGA
- a CDS encoding DUF4199 domain-containing protein, whose translation MENKPSTTILSLGYGVIIALAIIVFSLILFLLNLSKGNGLEYLSYLILLAGLFLAQTNFRNKYQGGFIEYGKAFTVGLLTSLFLSVIMGIYTYIFFQYIDPGAMEEAMTMTEQKMMDRGMSDMDIEQGMAIARKFQSVGMYTFFAIVGNFIVGIIISLITAIFVKKENTDLGQPAA comes from the coding sequence ATGGAAAATAAACCATCAACCACAATTCTGAGCCTCGGATACGGTGTTATCATCGCATTGGCTATCATTGTATTCAGCCTGATCCTTTTCCTGCTAAACCTCTCAAAGGGCAACGGGCTGGAATACCTGTCATATCTTATCCTCCTTGCGGGGCTCTTTCTTGCCCAGACCAATTTCCGTAATAAATACCAGGGAGGATTCATTGAATACGGAAAAGCCTTCACGGTAGGATTGCTGACAAGCCTTTTCTTATCTGTAATCATGGGCATATACACGTATATTTTCTTTCAATATATCGATCCGGGTGCTATGGAAGAAGCTATGACCATGACTGAACAAAAGATGATGGATAGAGGTATGTCGGATATGGATATAGAGCAGGGAATGGCAATAGCCCGTAAGTTTCAAAGTGTGGGGATGTACACTTTTTTTGCCATCGTTGGTAATTTTATCGTTGGGATAATTATCAGCCTGATCACTGCTATTTTTGTAAAGAAGGAAAATACAGATCTCGGACAGCCGGCAGCTTAA